One segment of Candidatus Zixiibacteriota bacterium DNA contains the following:
- a CDS encoding electron transfer flavoprotein subunit beta/FixA family protein, producing the protein MNIVVCVKQVPEIALVTVDAQSGKLNLPASPGMLNPFDAYAIEEALRLKEKHGGSIWALSLGGKEADYALREALALGVDEAAHIMDEALAAVDSIGISCALAAGIRKIGSVDLVILGKQAVDSDAGTVSSALAGFLGWPQIMFVRKIDAIDGGRLTVERMTDDGFDKVAAPTPAVISVVKEINEPRLPSLKGKMNAKKKTVAVYKAADLGLDLALPVFASSSTVSKAANPPARPKGEILTGATPQEIANKLFTKLRENQVL; encoded by the coding sequence GTGAATATCGTCGTCTGCGTTAAACAAGTCCCCGAAATCGCGCTCGTCACCGTCGACGCGCAATCCGGCAAACTCAATTTGCCCGCCAGTCCCGGTATGCTCAACCCCTTCGATGCCTATGCCATCGAAGAGGCGCTGCGCCTCAAGGAAAAACACGGCGGCAGCATCTGGGCGCTTTCGCTCGGTGGCAAGGAAGCCGACTATGCGCTCCGCGAAGCCCTCGCGCTCGGCGTTGACGAAGCTGCCCATATCATGGATGAGGCCCTCGCCGCCGTCGACTCGATCGGCATCTCGTGCGCGCTGGCTGCCGGTATCAGAAAGATCGGCTCGGTCGATTTGGTCATTCTCGGCAAACAAGCGGTGGATTCCGATGCCGGCACTGTTTCCTCGGCACTCGCCGGTTTTCTCGGCTGGCCGCAAATCATGTTCGTCCGCAAAATCGACGCGATCGACGGTGGCAGACTCACAGTCGAACGGATGACCGACGACGGCTTCGACAAAGTCGCGGCGCCGACTCCCGCGGTAATCTCCGTCGTTAAGGAGATCAACGAACCCCGCCTACCGTCTCTGAAAGGGAAGATGAACGCCAAGAAGAAAACCGTCGCGGTTTACAAAGCTGCTGATCTGGGACTTGACTTGGCTTTGCCCGTCTTCGCATCGAGCAGCACCGTCTCGAAAGCTGCCAATCCTCCGGCTCGCCCGAAAGGGGAGATTCTCACCGGCGCGACGCCGCAAGAAATCGCGAACAAGCTGTTCACTAAGCTGCGCGAGAATCAAGTTCTCTGA